Below is a window of Streptomyces qaidamensis DNA.
CCTGACCGCGACGGCCCTGCACTGGCTGCACCGGGAACCCCTCGCGGACCTCTACGGCCAGGTCGCGGGACTCGTCCGCGCCGGCGGTGTCTTCATGAACGCGGACCACATGATCGACGAGTCGACGCCGCGGATCAACGCCGCCGAGCGGGCCCAGCGCCACGCCCGCATGGAACAGGCCAGGGAATCCGGTGTCCTCGGCTGGACGGAGTGGTGGCAGCTCGCAGCCAAGGACCCGGTCCTCGCCGGACCCACGGCCCGGCGCTACGAGATCTACGGCGACCACGCCGACGGCGACATGCCGTCGGTCCAGTGGCACGCGCGCATGCTGCGCGAGAAGGGCTTCGGCGAGGCCAGGCCGGTGTGGTGCTCGCCCTCGGACACCCTGCTGCTGGCCATGAGGTAGAGCGGGCGCAGAGGAACGAAGGGGCGGTACGGAGATTCCGTACCGCCCCCTCGCCGTGCGTACCGTCAGAGCACCTTGGACAGGAACGACTTCGTCCGCTCGTGCTGCGGGTTCGTGAGCACCTCGCGCGGGTGGCCGGATTCGACCACCACGCCGCCGTCCATGAAGACCAGGCTGTCGCCCACCTCCCGGGCGAAGCCCATCTCGTGCGTGACGACGATCATCGTCATGCCGGACTCGGCCAGGTCGCGCATGACGTCGAGGACGTCACCGACCAGCTCCGGGTCGAGCGCCGAGGTCGGCTCGTCGAACAGCATCAGCTTCGGGTCCATGGCCAGGGCCCGGGCGATGGCGACGCGCTGCTGCTGGCCGCCGGAGAGCTGCGAGGGGTAGTTGCCCGCCTTGTCGGCCAGCCCCACCCGGTCCAGGAGCTCCTGGGCGCGCGTGCGGGCCTGGCTCCGGCTCACGCCCTTGACCTGGACCGGCGCCTCCATGACGTTCTCCACGGCCGTCATGTGCGGGAACAGGTTGAAGCGCTGGAAGACCATGCCGATGTCCCGGCGCTTGACCGCGACCTCGCTGTCCTTCAGCTCGTAGAGCTTGTCGCCCTTCTGGCGGTAGCCGACCAGCTCACCGTCCACGTACAGGCGGCCGGCGTTGATCTTCTCCAGGTGGTTGATGCACCGCAGGAAGGTCGACTTGCCGGAGCCGGAGGGGCCGATGAGGCAGAACACCTCGCCGGACTTCACCTCCAGGTCGATGCCCTTGAGGACCTCTACGGGACCGAAGGACTTGTGAACGCCCTCGGCCTTGACCATGGCGGTCATGCGGTGCCTCCCGTCGACGCCGAGCGGTTGGACAGGGACAGCAGATTCGCCTTGATCTTCTGGAACGGCGTGGCCGGCAGGGACCGGCTGGAACCACGCGCGTAGTACCGCTCCAGGTAGTACTGGCCGACGCTGAAGACCGAGGTCAGCAGCAGGTACCAGGCCGCCGCCAGGAACAGCATCTCGGCGGGCGCGCCGGAGGTCTGGCCGATGTCCTGGGCCGCTCGCAGCAACTCTGGGTACTGGACGACCGAGACCAGCGAGGTCGTCTTCAGCATGTTGATGACCTCGTTGCCCGTCGGCGGCACGATCACGCGCATCGCCTGCGGGATGACGATCCGGCGCAGCGTCTTGGCGTGGCTCATGCCCAGCGCGTGCGACGCCTCGGTCTGGCCCTCGTCGACCGAGAGCAGACCGGCACGGCAGATCTCCGCCATGTACGCGGCCTCGTTGAGCCCGAGGCCCAGCAGCGCCGTCAGGAACGGGGTCATGAAGTCCGACCACTCGTCCTTGTAGAACGGCCCGAGGTTGATGTACTCGAAGACCAGGCCCAGGTTGAACCAGACGATCAGCTGCACCAGGACCGGGGTGCCGCGGAAGAACCAGATGTAGAACCACGCGATCGACGAGGTCACCGGGTTCTTCGACAGGCGCATCACGGCGAGCATGACGCCGCCGACGATGCCGATCAGCATGGACAGCACGGTCAGCAGGAGCGTCTTGCCCACGCCGTCCAGGATGCGGTCGTCGAAGAAGTAGTCCGGGATCGCGCCCCAGTTGATCTTGCCCTGGGCGAACGCGTACACGACCCCGACCAGCAGGGTGATGGCGACGACGGCGGAGACGTACCGCCCGTAGTGCCGGACCGGGATGGCCTTGATGGCCTCCGGCCCGGCCGGGGGCGTGTCAGCCGGCGTCTTGTCGATGTCAACAGTCACGGGTGTTGCCTTTCAGTGCCGCTAGGGCGCGGTCACTTGCCGCCGTTGATGGTGGCTTCCTGCACGGAGCCGTCCGTGACGTTCCACTTCTTCATGATCTTCTCGTACTCGCCGTTCTTGATGACGGCGTCGAGCGCGGCCTTGAGGGCATCGCGCAGCTGCGTCTGGTTCTTGGCGACCGCGATCCCGTACGGAGCGGCCTCGACCTGCTCGCCGACCAGCTGGAAGTCCTTGCCGCCACCGGAGGTCTTCACCGCGTACGCGGCGACCGGGAAGTCGGACGAGCCGGCGTCGGCGCCGCCCGCGCGCAGGCGGGTCTGGGCCTGCTGGTCGTTGTCGAAGGGCTCGACGGCGATCTTCTTGCCGGACGGGCACTTCTTCGACTCGGCCTTGGCCAGGTCCTCGGAGACCGTGCCGCGCTGCAGCACGATCTTCTTGCCGCACAGGTCGGACCAGGTCTTGATGCCCTGGTCGTCGCCCTTCTTGGTGTAGATCGAGACA
It encodes the following:
- a CDS encoding class I SAM-dependent methyltransferase gives rise to the protein MTDADITTTTADWQAWQESWDRQQEWYLPDREERLRIMLDMVEATVGTAPRVLDLACGTGTITARLLARFPDATSTGVDLDPALLAIAEGTFASDDRVTLVTADLKDPDWPARLPHDSYDAVLTATALHWLHREPLADLYGQVAGLVRAGGVFMNADHMIDESTPRINAAERAQRHARMEQARESGVLGWTEWWQLAAKDPVLAGPTARRYEIYGDHADGDMPSVQWHARMLREKGFGEARPVWCSPSDTLLLAMR
- a CDS encoding amino acid ABC transporter ATP-binding protein, which codes for MTAMVKAEGVHKSFGPVEVLKGIDLEVKSGEVFCLIGPSGSGKSTFLRCINHLEKINAGRLYVDGELVGYRQKGDKLYELKDSEVAVKRRDIGMVFQRFNLFPHMTAVENVMEAPVQVKGVSRSQARTRAQELLDRVGLADKAGNYPSQLSGGQQQRVAIARALAMDPKLMLFDEPTSALDPELVGDVLDVMRDLAESGMTMIVVTHEMGFAREVGDSLVFMDGGVVVESGHPREVLTNPQHERTKSFLSKVL
- a CDS encoding amino acid ABC transporter permease, translating into MTVDIDKTPADTPPAGPEAIKAIPVRHYGRYVSAVVAITLLVGVVYAFAQGKINWGAIPDYFFDDRILDGVGKTLLLTVLSMLIGIVGGVMLAVMRLSKNPVTSSIAWFYIWFFRGTPVLVQLIVWFNLGLVFEYINLGPFYKDEWSDFMTPFLTALLGLGLNEAAYMAEICRAGLLSVDEGQTEASHALGMSHAKTLRRIVIPQAMRVIVPPTGNEVINMLKTTSLVSVVQYPELLRAAQDIGQTSGAPAEMLFLAAAWYLLLTSVFSVGQYYLERYYARGSSRSLPATPFQKIKANLLSLSNRSASTGGTA